The following are encoded together in the Plasmodium malariae genome assembly, chromosome: 1 genome:
- the PmUG01_01025100 gene encoding vacuolar proton translocating ATPase subunit A, putative has product MKHGTLVLPSDRAREYLDCLGKQVDIQFIDMNEKTMKRQYKKYIQRIDDMERILRFLEENINKLPNVKIKKSKIDNFLDHDNIYELDQVEESLNRLHVQFVRFCNNNKDLVDEKNNAIEEKHVILTAINQLNPDVSKNANMNIRPRENIIPSTPFDDSTLNNNNNINNEEEDISLSTHIMRDGINMMFTNISGVINTKDQESFSRTIFRALRGNTYTYFQNIDESMNDGVGTGVSAGAAGIGGGLSSNGSSNSGGGGGAVTGSSDRVNGKEILLNNKTGNGGNMGYRGNEMMNKEKSKKENDLKSVFVVYCQGSAQSSIYEKIMKICKAYDVKTYDWPKTYEQAKQRLKELKEIINDKEKALKAYEEYFINEIFVLINVVEPNKNSLIEEWKLFCKKERHIYNNLNFFEGSDITLRCDCWYSGNDEEKIRHILINKSSNDLVSALLLSDKVLTLNISPPTYIKTNQFTKTYQSMVDTYGIPRYGEINPAISTIITFPFLFGIMYGDVGHGVCIFLFALFLILMNNRIKNKSNNEMVSMLFDGRYMLLLMGFFAVYAGFLYNDFFSMPLNLFTSMFVVDKEVDSVQYYKRREVVNTTTGEKEFAHPYIFGFDAKWLGAENELTYINSFKMKFSIIIGFLHMTFGVLMKGLNALHFKRKIDFFFEFLPQLVMMLSIIGYLVFLIIYKWITPIGYGGFQKQGIINTVINMYLLKDINKSNQFYAHQGIVQAFLIALFILCIPFMFVCKPAIRTYAIMKEKKRKRGSNYGGYGGYADHGSNYNGKSCMYYEHTEKEMTNSFNHHNGVNGGDNNNSSSNIRGAGTNGLLSSSSSIYKRSVMKHGYDQENNGNNDYLTSKRKGKRTDDEMEAHLLSPTSPDDDSIVTEGRSSHHEENLSEIWIEQLIETIEFILGLISNTASYLRLWALSLAHQQLSFVFFEQTILNSLRKDSFISVLINLILFSQLFSILTIAVILCMDTLECFLHSLRLQWVEFQNKFYKGDGIPFKPFNIKKLLTEVD; this is encoded by the coding sequence ATGAAACATGGAACCCTGGTTTTGCCTTCCGATCGGGCAAGGGAATATCTGGATTGTTTAGGAAAACAAGTAGATATACAGTTTATTGACATGAACGAGAAAACGATGAAGAGGCAATACAAGAAATACATTCAACGTATAGATGATATGGAAAGGATATTGAGATTTTTAGAAgagaatattaataaattaccaaatgtaaaaataaaaaagagtaagatagataattttttagatcatgataatatatatgaattagaTCAAGTAGAAGAGTCTTTGAATAGATTACATGTTCAATTTGTTCGTTTCTGTAACAATAACAAAGATTTAGTAGATGAGAAAAATAATGCTATTGAGGAGAAGCATGTAATATTAACAGCGATAAATCAGTTAAATCCTGATGTTTCGAAAAATgcaaatatgaatataagaCCAcgtgaaaatataataccgTCAACCCCTTTTGATGATAgtacattaaataataataataatattaataatgaagaGGAAGATATTTCATTATCCACTCATATAATGAGGGATGGTATTAACATGATGTTTACAAATATATCTGGTGTTATTAATACAAAAGATCAAGAGAGTTTTAGTAGAACTATATTTAGGGCCTTAAGGggtaatacatatacatattttcaaaatatagaTGAAAGTATGAATGATGGGGTAGGTACTGGTGTTAGCGCAGGTGCAGCTGGTATTGGAGGTGGTCTCAGTAGCAATGGAAGCAGTAATAGTGGAGGTGGAGGTGGTGCTGTTACTGGTAGTAGTGACAGAGTTAATGGAAAAGAAATTTTGTTAAACAACAAAACAGGAAATGGTGGGAATATGGGTTATAGGGGAAATGAAATGATGAACAAGGAAAAgtcaaaaaaagaaaacgatTTAAAAAGTGTGTTTGTTGTATATTGTCAAGGTTCAGCTCAAAGTAGTATATATGAaaagataatgaaaatatgtaaaGCATATGATGTGAAAACATATGATTGGCCGAAGACATATGAACAAGCAAAACAAAGATTGAAGGAGttgaaagaaataataaatgataagGAAAAAGCATTAAAAGCCTatgaagaatattttataaatgaaatatttgtgttaataaatgtagtagaaccaaataaaaatagtttgATAGAAGAGTGGAagttattttgtaaaaaggaaagacatatatataataatttaaatttttttgaaggTAGTGATATAACATTACGTTGTGATTGTTGGTATAGTGGAAATGATGAAGAGAAAATAagacatatattaataaacaaaTCATCAAACGATTTAGTTTCTGCATTATTACTATCAGATAAGGTATTAACCTTGAATATTTCTCCTcctacatatattaaaacaaatcaATTTACAAAAACATATCAGTCGATGGTTGACACATATGGGATACCAAGATATGGAGAAATAAATCCAGCTATATCTACAATCATAacctttccttttttgtttgGCATCATGTATGGGGATGTAGGTCATGGAGtgtgtatttttctttttgcattatttttaatattaatgaataatagaataaaaaataaaagtaataatgaaATGGTTTCAATGCTATTTGATGGAAGATATATGCTTCTATTGATGGGTTTCTTTGCAGTTTATGCtggttttttatataatgatttTTTCTCTATGCCTTTGAATTTGTTTACATCTATGTTTGTAGTAGATAAAGAAGTAGATTCTgtacaatattataaaagaagaGAAGTTGTAAATACTACTACTGGTGAGAAGGAATTTGCACATCCATATATCTTTGGTTTTGATGCTAAATGGTTAGGAGCAGAAAATGagttaacatatattaactCGTTCAAGATgaaattttctattattatagGTTTTTTACATATGACTTTTGGTGTTCTAATGAAAGGATTAAATGCTTTACATTTTAAGAGAAAAATTGAtttcttttttgaatttttaccGCAGTTAGTTATGATGTTATCTATCATTGGTTACctagtttttttaattatttataaatggaTCACTCCTATAGGGTATGGTGGTTTTCAAAAACAAGGTATCATTAACACTGTTATTAACATGTATTTGttaaaagatattaataAGTCTAACCAATTTTATGCACACCAGGGAATCGTCCAGGCATTTCTTATTGCACTCTTCATCCTGTGCATTCCCTTCATGTTTGTGTGTAAACCAGCCATAAGGACCTATGCCATAATGAAAGAGAAGAAAAGGAAGAGGGGGAGCAACTATGGTGGTTATGGTGGCTATGCTGACCATGGTAGTAACTACAATGGTAAATCATGCATGTACTATGAACACACAGAGAAAGAAATGACAAATTCATTTAACCATCACAATGGAGTAAATGGAGGTGATAACAACAATAGTAGCAGTAACATTCGTGGAGCTGGTACCAATGGGTTATTATCTTCATCGTCATCTATTTATAAACGTAGTGTAATGAAGCATGGGTATGACCAAGAGAATAATGGGAATAATGATTATTTAACATCTAAACGAAAGGGGAAAAGAACGGATGATGAAATGGAAGCACATCTACTAAGTCCAACATCACCCGATGATGATTCTATTGTAACAGAAGGACGATCATCCCATCATGAAGAAAATTTATCAGAAATATGGATCGAACAGTTGATTGAAACTATTGAATTTATTCTAGGTCTTATTAGTAACACTGCTTCTTATTTAAGATTATGGGCTCTATCCTTAGCTCATCAACAACtatcttttgttttttttgaacaAACCATCTTAAATTCTTTACGAAAAGATAGCTTCATATCAGTCCTTATAAACCTAATACTGTTCTCACAACTCTTCTCTATATTAACAATTGCAGTGATATTATGTATGGATACCTTAGAATGTTTTCTTCACTCCTTAAGGCTCCAGTGGGTCGAATTTCAAAACAAGTTTTACAAGGGTGATGGGATACCCTTCAAACCATTCAATATTAAGAAGCTTCTCACGGAGGTGGACTGA
- the PmUG01_01025200 gene encoding protein tyrosine phosphatase, putative — MDGKEKRKEKKKSKKFYSKEAVKAFAWAAPKLEFCFSGRTSKDDKETDQRTSDNNDRMMCNAPQRTSKKYKSITSYSKSTFKCNSKYSLQFEKNRNVMSGIKLEKINLKNEKKDQYEGDHEYDEHHKSAIAQHQPLSTYQKLSSKSKEGILHSVSNNCNNLFEEKIFVSGYIFASDILNIQEKKITHIINAAGFECTNKFEGMFTYRTYYLKDDIHDDIFYILLDSFYYIKKILKKNKNHKILIQCNKGISRSIIIFTFFLMNELNINYFDAFDIVKKGRELSNPNMNYITQLLNMFTMKSAIQNMATTITESRNQNVPYNDEGVGDEIYKEAVDNDHHDYTAIHMGINTDSNPHMNRGEGSNPHMNRGEGSNPHMNRGEGSNPHMNRGEGSNPHMNRGVGSNPHMNRGVGSNPHMNRGVGSNPHLDSNNERNIIPPSSSVSPNVNMENEIKNLDHTNGEKCNKFIILFRIDSVENILTLTNLYNPTSNNTHINDYVTLIDRRFNYILTINFNDYYLLLFDNTFEEIYITLFNHFICVAHNFFGTISTTDMTTGNGINKSIVRSDFSILINKFKMNAKLFNRLSIYDQLYCNVQSFLKKKKFLKLE, encoded by the coding sequence ATGGATGGGAAAGAAAAacgaaaggaaaaaaaaaagagcaaaaagTTTTACTCCAAAGAGGCGGTAAAAGCATTTGCATGGGCAGCCCCCAAATTAGAATTTTGCTTCAGTGGTAGAACTAGTAAAGATGACAAGGAAACAGATCAAAGGACCAGTGATAACAACGACAGAATGATGTGTAATGCACCCCAGAGAACgtcaaaaaaatacaaatcaATCACTAGTTATAGCAAAAGTACTTTTAAATGTAACTCTAAATATTCGTTacaatttgaaaaaaatagaaatgtaATGAGTGGaattaaattagaaaaaataaatttaaaaaatgaaaaaaaggacCAATATGAAGGTGACCATGAATATGATGAACACCACAAGTCCGCAATTGCACAACATCAACCGCTTAGCACGTACCAGAAACTCAGCAGTAAAAGCAAAGAAGGCATACTCCACTCAGTGAGTAACAACTGTAACAATCTTTTTGAAGAGAAAATATTTGTTAGTGGTTATATATTTGCATCTgacatattaaatattcaaGAAAAGAAAATCACACATATTATTAATGCTGCAGGGTTTGAGTGCACCAATAAATTTGAAGGTATGTTTACATATAGgacatattatttaaaagatgaTATACATgatgatattttttacatactACTTGattccttttattatattaaaaaaattctaaaaaaaaataaaaatcataaaatattaatacaatGTAATAAAGGCATTTCAAGGtctatcattatttttacttttttccttATGAATGAACTgaacataaattatttcgATGCATTTGATATTGTTAAGAAAGGTAGGGAACTGTCCAATCctaatatgaattatattactCAGTTGCTAAATATGTTTACCATGAAAAGTGCTATTCAAAATATGGCTACTACTATCACAGAAAGCAGAAACCAAAACGTTCCTTATAACGATGAAGGGGTGGGcgatgaaatatataaagaagcAGTTGATAACGATCATCATGATTACACAGCCATACATATGGGCATTAACACGGATAGTAACCCACACATGAATAGGGGCGAAGGTAGTAACCCACACATGAATAGGGGCGAAGGTAGTAACCCACACATGAATAGGGGCGAAGGTAGTAACCCACACATGAATAGGGGCGAAGGTAGTAACCCACACATGAATAGGGGCGTAGGTAGTAACCCACACATGAACAGGGGCGTAGGTAGTAACCCACACATGAACAGGGGCGTAGGTAGTAACCCCCATTTAGACAGTAACAATGAGAGAAATATCATTCCTCCTTCAAGTAGTGTGAGCCCAAATGTTAATATGGAAAATGAGATAAAGAATTTAGACCATACAAATGGGGAAAAAtgcaataaatttattatccTTTTTAGAATAGATAGTGTTGAAAACATCCTTACGCTTACAAACTTATATAACCCAACTAGTAATAATACCCACATCAACGATTATGTTACACTAATCGATAGAAGATTTAACTACATATTAACTATTAATTTTAACGATTATTATTTGCTTTTATTTGATAACACGTTTGAAGAAATATACATTACCTTGTTTAACCATTTCATTTGTGTTgctcataatttttttggtaCTATTAGCACTACCGATATGACAACTGGAAATGGAATAAATAAGAGTATCGTCAGGTCAGACTTCAGTATCCTCATCaacaaatttaaaatgaaCGCCAAACTTTTCAACCGCTTGTCGATCTATGACCAGCTCTACTGCAACGTGCAGAgctttcttaaaaaaaaaaaatttttaaaattagaatGA